A single genomic interval of Helianthus annuus cultivar XRQ/B chromosome 13, HanXRQr2.0-SUNRISE, whole genome shotgun sequence harbors:
- the LOC110899929 gene encoding uncharacterized protein LOC110899929 has product MESGGFTAEDLSTIGGIATVSLLHSFIPTHWLPFSIVGRAQKWTLSRTLLVTAFGAVLHVLSTSLLGITAITISNTIAGEETVHKLASLLLVVLGGSYILLFMCGKGGHTHTHNQPMEKMAVAGLVLVPALSPCATTLPVFLAVGNSSSMMVLAIIVLLFSTITVMTSLVALSFYGASQLKFHWMERYDKLLVGSVLCLVGILTLIFHDHEGHTHTGSSEEHVHRKLFMPL; this is encoded by the exons ATGGAGTCCGGAGGGTTTACTGCTGAAGATCTATCAACAATCGGAGGTATTGCTACTGTCTCCTTGTTGCATTCTTTCATTCCAACTCACTGGCTTCCTTTCTCCATTGTTGGCCGTGCTCAGAAGTGGACTCTCTCTCGTACTCTTCTCGTCA CTGCATTTGGAGCTGTATTGCACGTCTTATCTACATCTCTTCTAGGAATTACAGCAATCACCATATCAAACACCATTGCTGGTGAAGAAACCGTGCACAAACTTGCATCATTGTTACTAGTTGTACTCGGCGGTAGTTACATATTGTTATTCATGTGTGGAAAAGGTGGTCACACCCACACCCACAATCAACCGATGGAAAAAATGGCGGTTGCTGGGCTTGTTCTTGTTCCCGCGTTGTCTCCTTGTGCAACCACACTTCCCGTGTTTCTTGCTGTTGGAAATTCATCATCGATGATGGTACTTGCTATTATCGTGTTGTTATTCAG CACGATAACTGTGATGACGTCATTGGTGGCTCTATCATTCTACGGTGCTAGTCAGCTCAAGTTTCACTGGATGGAACGTTATGACAAGCTTCTAGTAGGATCTGTACTCTGTTTAGTTGGAATCTTGACACTTATTTTCCATGATCATGAAGGACATACCCATACAGGTTCAAGTGAAGAACATGTGCACCGGAAGCTTTTTATGCCATTATGA